A section of the Girardinichthys multiradiatus isolate DD_20200921_A chromosome 5, DD_fGirMul_XY1, whole genome shotgun sequence genome encodes:
- the LOC124868645 gene encoding suppressor of cytokine signaling 1-like gives MVRDSLDRTSDQNHKREPAAETQSQSHNPEESRWPEQTPGRVNAESEDPAGAKLDFLLWCKLRFEEEPESWSLPETSADADSLPTHLRPFTSSAEYQLVKLTYLQLQQSGYYWGPMTMEEAHKRLTHAPLGTFLLRDSGQPDVFFTLSYQSEDGPTSVRVQLNNLLFSLHGSQKTFTSLFALLAFYTSSPCKLTEPYRRQRPERLKQMCRRALVQTHGVESIRTLHGLSPDVKAYVCAYPYCT, from the exons ATGGTCAGAGACAGTCTGGACAGAACATCTGATCAGAACCATAAACGGGAGCCAGCAGCTGAGACGCAGAGCCAGAGTCACAACCCAGAGGAGTCCCGTTGGCCTGAACAAACACCAGGAAGAGTTAATGCAGAAAGCGAGGACCCTGCAGGAGCAAAGCTAGATTTTCTGCTCTGGTGCAAGCTCAGATTTGAGGAGGAGCCTGAATCCTGGAGCCTG CCAGAGACAAGTGCTGACGCTGACAGCTTGCCTACACACCTCCGTCCATTTACCAGCTCTGCAGAGTATCAGCTGGTAAAACTCACCTACCTGCAGCTGCAGCAAAGTGGTTACTACTGGGGGCCGATGACCATGGAGGAAGCACACAAAAGACTCACTCACGCACCCCTGGGAACGTTCCTCCTCAG GGACAGTGGCCAGCCGGACGTTTTCTTCACTCTGAGCTACCAAAGCGAGGACGGCCCCACCAGCGTCCGTGTCCAGCTGAACAACCTGCTCTTCAGTCTACACGGCAGCCAAAAGACTTTCACTTCACTCTTCGCTCTGCTCGCCTTTTACACCAGCTCGCCCTGCAAGTTGACTGAGCCCTATCGCCGGCAGCGGCCCGAGCGCCTAAAGCAGATGTGCAGGAGAGCTCTTGTACAAACGCATGGCGTTGAAAGTATACGCACCTTACATGGACTCAGCCCTGATGTTAAAGCATATGTCTGTGCGTACCCGTACTGTACATAA